From the genome of Spirosomataceae bacterium TFI 002, one region includes:
- a CDS encoding type I restriction enzyme M protein translates to MNKEKLTLSQLEQYLSKAAWILKGPVDASDFKVYIFPLLFFKRISDVYDEEYRLALEESGGDQEYATLPEFHRFEIPSDCHWKDVRETTNNVGLAIEKALRGIEQANQEFLYGIFGDAQWSNKNKLSDRLLIDLIEHFSQYDLCNSNVDSDLLGNSYEYLIKHFADLTNKKAGEFYTPRSVVHLLGLILDPHEGETVYDPACGTGGMLLECVDHLKHNQEDFRTLKLFGQEKNLTSSSIARMNMFLHGIEDFSIVRGDTLRNPAFFEADGLKTFDCVIANPPFSLKEWGAENWANDPFGRNIAGVPPAGNGDMAWVQHMIKSMNSTGRMTVVLPHGALFRKGAEGKIRQALLEQDMLEAVIGLGSNIFYGTQLAACVMVFKQNKDADKKNKVIFIDGSDQVRVGRAQNYLEPNNVNQIFDWFKAYKDVENYVKVASIADLEENDYNLNIPLYVEKIIEDNLPSVEEALSDLKKAWDESLKAEERFKKLLKDFI, encoded by the coding sequence ATGAATAAAGAAAAACTAACTCTATCACAACTAGAACAATACCTCTCAAAAGCCGCTTGGATATTAAAAGGACCCGTTGACGCATCCGACTTTAAAGTATACATCTTTCCACTACTTTTTTTCAAACGAATATCCGACGTATATGATGAAGAGTACAGGCTAGCCTTGGAAGAGTCTGGAGGAGACCAAGAATACGCCACTTTACCCGAATTTCATCGTTTCGAAATCCCTTCAGATTGTCATTGGAAAGATGTAAGAGAAACAACTAACAATGTTGGTTTAGCTATAGAAAAGGCACTCAGAGGAATAGAGCAAGCTAATCAAGAATTTTTATACGGTATTTTTGGTGATGCTCAGTGGAGTAATAAAAACAAACTTTCTGATCGCTTATTGATTGACTTGATAGAACACTTCTCTCAATACGATTTGTGTAATAGCAATGTAGATTCGGACTTGTTAGGTAATTCCTACGAATACCTCATTAAACACTTTGCAGACTTGACCAACAAGAAAGCTGGTGAGTTTTATACGCCACGTTCTGTAGTTCATTTGTTAGGCTTGATTTTGGACCCACATGAAGGAGAAACCGTTTACGACCCAGCTTGTGGTACAGGTGGTATGCTTCTAGAGTGTGTAGATCATCTAAAACATAACCAAGAAGATTTTAGAACATTAAAGTTATTCGGACAAGAAAAGAACCTGACTTCGAGCTCCATTGCCAGAATGAATATGTTCTTGCATGGTATTGAAGACTTTTCAATAGTTCGAGGAGATACACTTCGCAACCCAGCTTTTTTTGAAGCAGATGGCTTAAAAACGTTTGATTGTGTAATTGCGAACCCTCCATTTTCTTTAAAAGAATGGGGAGCCGAAAACTGGGCTAATGATCCTTTCGGAAGAAACATTGCAGGAGTACCACCAGCGGGTAATGGTGACATGGCGTGGGTACAACACATGATTAAATCCATGAACAGTACTGGTAGAATGACTGTGGTTTTACCACATGGAGCATTGTTTCGTAAAGGAGCCGAGGGTAAAATAAGACAAGCCTTGCTAGAACAAGATATGCTAGAAGCTGTGATAGGCTTAGGGTCTAATATTTTCTACGGTACACAATTGGCTGCATGCGTGATGGTCTTTAAACAAAATAAAGACGCTGATAAAAAGAATAAAGTGATATTCATTGATGGCTCTGACCAGGTACGTGTAGGAAGAGCTCAAAATTATTTGGAGCCAAATAATGTCAATCAAATCTTTGATTGGTTTAAAGCCTATAAAGATGTTGAGAATTATGTAAAAGTAGCTTCTATAGCAGATTTAGAAGAAAACGATTACAATCTAAATATTCCACTCTATGTAGAGAAGATCATTGAAGATAATTTACCTTCTGTTGAGGAAGCTTTGTCTGATTTAAAAAAGGCATGGGATGAAAGCTTGAAGGCAGAGGAACGTTTTAAGAAACTATTAAAGGATTTTATTTAA
- a CDS encoding PD-(D/E)XK nuclease superfamily protein, translating to MNLIDNKLLDFIKNSPSVLPPEVAPHQLDSFAISGYPHYENVLSNWFVFFLNTAGEHGFSNLFPEAIKKCLTEKYGIEGLDWLDNELKSEREIITKNKKFIDIIVFDEGDSNARKFDNCLIIEHKVNADLYNELDEYYKSINVENFKLGIILSAKNREDNLTHFKNISYAELLSSIRLLLGKYQPQANYKFILYLTDLLINMDKLSDNVENSKALNFCFEYGTEVDKIVKLKIDADSQLVEQVKIAISDSIFIFRKSYGSSFSLKNQADGVSIHIKMDDLFTKNTFYYEFWLKDKWSEKWSTVEDDSKIRAFCEKNGLKGYKKAANKTWNLISKGDYFYDRNSELNFGEQVHSFLDEKFNPLIDLIEITINQNS from the coding sequence ATGAATTTAATAGACAATAAACTTTTAGATTTCATTAAGAACAGCCCGAGTGTGCTTCCTCCAGAAGTGGCTCCGCATCAGCTTGACTCATTTGCAATATCTGGTTACCCACATTATGAGAATGTGCTTAGTAATTGGTTTGTTTTCTTTTTAAATACAGCAGGTGAACATGGCTTTTCTAATCTATTTCCCGAAGCCATTAAAAAATGTTTAACAGAAAAGTATGGTATTGAAGGTTTAGATTGGTTAGATAATGAACTCAAATCAGAACGAGAAATTATAACAAAGAATAAGAAATTTATCGACATTATAGTTTTTGACGAAGGTGATTCCAATGCCCGAAAATTCGACAATTGCCTTATCATTGAGCACAAAGTAAATGCCGACTTATATAATGAATTAGACGAATACTATAAATCTATCAATGTAGAAAACTTCAAGCTGGGCATCATACTATCTGCAAAAAATAGGGAAGACAACCTCACACATTTTAAGAATATTTCTTACGCTGAATTACTTTCAAGCATACGCTTACTTTTAGGAAAGTACCAACCCCAAGCCAATTATAAATTCATACTTTACCTTACTGATTTACTAATCAATATGGACAAACTCTCAGACAATGTAGAAAACTCGAAAGCACTGAATTTTTGCTTTGAATATGGTACAGAGGTTGACAAGATAGTAAAACTCAAAATAGATGCTGATTCTCAGCTAGTAGAGCAAGTCAAAATAGCCATTTCAGATTCCATCTTTATTTTTCGGAAAAGTTACGGTTCCAGCTTCTCCCTTAAAAATCAGGCCGATGGCGTTTCTATTCATATAAAAATGGATGATTTGTTTACAAAAAATACTTTCTACTACGAGTTTTGGTTGAAAGATAAATGGTCAGAAAAATGGTCCACTGTTGAAGACGATTCTAAAATAAGAGCCTTTTGTGAGAAAAACGGCTTAAAAGGATATAAAAAAGCAGCCAACAAAACGTGGAATTTGATAAGTAAAGGAGACTATTTTTATGATCGAAATAGCGAGCTAAACTTTGGAGAGCAAGTTCATTCTTTCTTAGATGAGAAATTTAATCCGCTTATCGATTTAATTGAAATTACTATTAATCAGAATTCATAA
- a CDS encoding transcriptional regulator, y4mF family has protein sequence MYANAYNMNKLSHFVKNRRKQLNLTQEEFAEKAGVALTVIRKIEQGKDNLSLSKVNQVLQMFGHTLGPIIEHNETGDN, from the coding sequence TTGTATGCAAATGCATATAATATGAATAAACTATCACACTTCGTAAAAAACAGACGAAAGCAATTAAACTTAACACAAGAAGAGTTTGCAGAAAAAGCGGGCGTAGCACTTACCGTTATTAGAAAAATAGAACAAGGTAAAGACAACCTAAGCTTATCAAAGGTCAATCAGGTATTACAAATGTTTGGCCACACTTTAGGTCCAATAATCGAGCACAATGAGACAGGGGATAATTAA
- a CDS encoding serine/threonine-protein kinase HipA has product MRQGIIKYNNIIAGILTEEDNGEYVFLYDEDYVKTYPKLFLSFRMPVSPRPYRSKRLFPFFDGLIPEGWLLNIAAESWKINKNDRMGLLLACCQNAIGAVSIHPLNTASDE; this is encoded by the coding sequence ATGAGACAGGGGATAATTAAATACAACAACATAATCGCAGGAATCTTAACAGAAGAGGATAATGGTGAATACGTATTTTTATACGATGAAGACTATGTAAAGACATATCCTAAACTATTCCTAAGTTTTAGGATGCCAGTATCCCCAAGACCATACAGAAGCAAAAGATTATTTCCTTTTTTTGATGGACTCATACCCGAGGGATGGTTATTAAATATTGCAGCTGAAAGCTGGAAAATTAACAAGAACGATCGCATGGGTCTGCTGCTAGCCTGTTGTCAAAATGCCATAGGTGCTGTAAGTATTCATCCTCTAAATACAGCGTCCGATGAGTAA
- a CDS encoding Chaperone of endosialidase: protein MKDFYFFTKCVLGHPYLKVVLLFSLLLVHPMIFGQIQTYSGNDGFITLSPNGITSSKTGNLFDSSNVALGARALINSSLGSFPSDGIDNVAIGANVLKTNTTGSSNTAVGSSALENNINGYANIAIGKRALFNNMNAYGNVGVGNNSIYSNTSGQENVAVGTTTLYNNTTGEYNTAIGASALFHNQIGSRNTAIGQSALYSNTTANDNTALGSNSLLSNQIGEQNVAVGANALQLNTLGEKNTAVGFEAMLKNGTGNFNTAIGQVALKNNTIGYENVAVGQSSMLSNNSGNRNVGLGVGSLLLNSGGNHNTAVGHIANWFNSNGDGNTSIGYNAHKTNTSGSYNTAIGYEADIATNNLTNTIAIGNQATVNANNKAVIGNASVTTVGGYGAWTNYSDKRLKENIVYSNDLGLDFILALKTATYNYRDDTNKRKRNGLIAQDIQKYLTDNELYFSGLIEDDDEEKTLNLSYSELVLPLINAIQEQQKQIDQLKKMLRILKKD from the coding sequence ATGAAAGATTTCTATTTTTTTACTAAATGTGTTTTAGGACATCCATACCTAAAGGTTGTACTCCTTTTCTCTCTACTCCTAGTTCATCCAATGATATTTGGTCAGATCCAAACCTATTCTGGAAATGATGGATTTATAACCTTAAGTCCCAATGGTATTACCTCTAGTAAAACTGGTAACCTATTTGATTCCAGTAATGTTGCCCTAGGAGCTAGAGCTTTAATAAATTCTTCTTTAGGCTCTTTCCCTAGTGATGGAATTGACAATGTTGCAATAGGTGCGAATGTATTAAAAACAAACACCACAGGGTCTTCCAATACCGCCGTAGGCTCTTCGGCATTAGAGAATAATATCAACGGCTACGCCAATATTGCAATTGGCAAAAGGGCATTATTTAACAATATGAACGCTTATGGTAACGTAGGAGTAGGAAATAATTCCATTTATTCAAATACATCTGGACAAGAAAATGTGGCAGTTGGGACAACAACTTTATATAATAATACAACAGGTGAGTACAATACAGCAATTGGTGCAAGTGCCTTATTTCATAATCAAATCGGAAGCAGAAATACTGCAATTGGCCAAAGTGCACTATATAGCAACACAACAGCCAATGATAATACTGCCCTTGGGTCCAACTCTCTACTATCAAATCAAATAGGTGAACAAAATGTAGCGGTAGGTGCAAACGCCCTCCAACTAAACACATTAGGAGAAAAAAATACCGCTGTGGGTTTTGAAGCAATGCTCAAAAATGGAACAGGAAACTTCAATACTGCCATTGGCCAAGTGGCACTAAAAAACAACACCATTGGATACGAAAATGTGGCAGTGGGCCAAAGTTCAATGTTAAGCAATAATTCAGGAAATAGAAATGTAGGATTAGGGGTTGGAAGCTTACTTCTGAATTCTGGTGGAAATCACAATACAGCCGTTGGTCATATTGCCAACTGGTTCAATTCGAATGGGGATGGAAATACGAGTATTGGTTACAATGCCCACAAAACAAATACTTCAGGAAGTTACAATACAGCGATTGGATATGAAGCCGACATTGCCACCAATAATTTGACCAATACAATTGCAATTGGAAATCAAGCTACAGTTAATGCTAACAACAAAGCAGTAATTGGGAACGCATCTGTAACCACAGTCGGTGGTTATGGAGCTTGGACCAATTATTCAGATAAGAGACTGAAAGAGAATATAGTTTATTCAAATGATTTAGGACTAGACTTCATTTTGGCTTTAAAAACTGCAACATATAATTACCGAGATGATACAAACAAAAGGAAGCGTAATGGACTCATAGCTCAGGATATTCAAAAGTATCTAACGGACAATGAATTATATTTTAGCGGCCTAATTGAAGATGACGACGAAGAAAAAACATTAAATCTGAGTTATTCGGAATTAGTCCTTCCACTAATTAATGCTATCCAAGAGCAACAAAAACAAATAGATCAATTAAAAAAAATGCTAAGGATTTTAAAAAAAGACTAA
- a CDS encoding serine/threonine-protein kinase HipA yields MSKCLYCYKELNENQVDYHPKCIKAFFGTKEAPLLPYKLSEMEKLAKESAELSVTVPGVQPKLSLGWIKDELENGHSGRLTIMDALAGNYILKPQNTNFPQMPENEHLSMKLAQLFKIDIVPVNMIRLASGELCFITKRIDRNENGSKNHMIDFLQILELSDKYMGTTETLGKTIGELSVNTLLDKVRFFEATVFNYVIGNNDMHLKNFSMFLSDMGWVLSPFYDLLNVKLVLPKDKEDSALLLGGKKENFNKGYFNRLGEVLKLNDKQINAVYRKLEKWLPKAQDLIAISFLAQEQKEEYKNLISERVKTFTK; encoded by the coding sequence ATGAGTAAATGTCTGTATTGCTATAAAGAACTGAATGAAAATCAGGTAGATTATCATCCAAAATGTATCAAAGCATTTTTTGGCACAAAAGAAGCCCCGCTCTTGCCATATAAGTTATCCGAAATGGAAAAATTGGCCAAAGAATCGGCCGAATTATCTGTTACAGTTCCAGGCGTTCAGCCTAAGCTGTCTCTTGGGTGGATAAAGGATGAATTAGAAAATGGGCATAGCGGCAGATTAACCATTATGGATGCCTTGGCAGGCAATTACATTTTGAAACCGCAAAATACCAATTTCCCTCAGATGCCTGAGAATGAGCACCTGTCTATGAAACTTGCCCAATTATTCAAAATAGATATAGTACCAGTAAACATGATTCGCCTAGCGTCAGGAGAATTATGTTTCATTACCAAAAGAATAGACAGAAATGAGAATGGGTCAAAAAACCACATGATCGACTTCCTTCAAATTCTGGAATTGTCAGATAAATACATGGGCACCACAGAAACATTAGGAAAAACCATTGGAGAATTGTCCGTCAATACCTTGCTTGATAAGGTGCGATTTTTTGAAGCTACAGTTTTCAACTACGTGATAGGCAATAACGACATGCACCTTAAAAACTTTTCCATGTTCCTATCAGACATGGGCTGGGTACTTTCTCCATTTTACGATCTGCTTAATGTTAAATTAGTTTTGCCAAAAGATAAAGAAGATTCTGCTCTACTATTGGGCGGTAAAAAGGAAAACTTTAACAAAGGATATTTTAACCGACTTGGAGAGGTACTGAAACTTAACGACAAGCAAATAAATGCAGTTTACAGAAAACTAGAAAAGTGGTTGCCCAAAGCCCAAGACTTAATTGCTATTTCCTTTTTGGCTCAAGAACAAAAAGAGGAGTACAAAAATCTAATTTCTGAACGAGTAAAGACTTTTACAAAATGA
- a CDS encoding perosamine synthetase: MKKQGILHSYLSNLAFEQEFSKHLGGEYYCLSVNSASSGLFAIFKSLGIKNGEVILAAMNWPGSIWFFELLGLKPILVDINLETFTIDPADVQDKISYKTVAIMATDMFGYPCDWKSLKSVADNACIPLIGDCAQSFGSYYNQQQSGCLADAAVVSFGAGKIFSLGEGGMIYTRNKSTFSQLLKEFGHPDIQRIHLGRVESNLVGNFRMNPMAADEGSSKISKVLEYIKAKFNEDTLGSVKIPGTKPNFHRQIIPLYHSLNESYYMPIPKEYLLTPHKVGKFKNVNSLYNSYGIINN; the protein is encoded by the coding sequence ATGAAAAAGCAAGGAATCCTACACTCTTATCTAAGCAACTTGGCATTTGAGCAAGAGTTTTCTAAACATTTAGGCGGTGAGTATTACTGCCTAAGTGTAAACTCAGCATCATCCGGCCTCTTTGCAATATTCAAAAGCCTTGGAATTAAAAACGGTGAAGTAATACTAGCTGCCATGAACTGGCCTGGTAGTATTTGGTTTTTCGAGCTCTTAGGCCTGAAGCCAATTCTAGTAGACATTAATTTAGAAACATTTACTATTGACCCCGCCGATGTCCAAGATAAAATCAGCTATAAAACGGTCGCTATTATGGCAACAGATATGTTTGGATACCCTTGCGATTGGAAATCACTCAAGTCTGTTGCAGATAATGCTTGCATACCTCTCATTGGCGACTGTGCACAATCATTTGGATCCTATTACAACCAGCAACAAAGTGGTTGTCTTGCGGACGCAGCGGTGGTTTCTTTCGGTGCTGGTAAAATATTCAGTCTAGGTGAAGGTGGAATGATTTATACAAGAAATAAAAGCACCTTTTCTCAATTATTGAAAGAGTTTGGTCATCCGGATATTCAACGGATTCACCTCGGAAGGGTGGAAAGTAATCTCGTCGGAAATTTTAGAATGAACCCTATGGCTGCCGATGAAGGCAGCTCTAAGATATCGAAAGTCCTTGAATATATTAAAGCAAAATTTAATGAAGACACTCTTGGAAGTGTAAAAATACCAGGCACTAAACCAAACTTTCACAGGCAAATAATACCACTTTACCATTCACTAAATGAGTCTTATTATATGCCTATACCAAAGGAATATCTATTAACACCACATAAGGTGGGCAAGTTTAAAAACGTAAACTCACTATACAACTCATACGGAATTATCAACAATTAA
- a CDS encoding type I restriction enzyme M protein, whose amino-acid sequence MTQQQLEKFLWGAATKLRGLIDGGDYKQYIFPLLFFKRICDVYDEEFEQALKESDGDMEYAAFAEHHHFIVPKGAHWQDVRETTTNVGIALQNAMRAIEKENPDTLYGIFGDASWTNKDRLSDEILINLVEHYSQHKLNLATVPDDKLGNAYEYLIKEFADDSGHTAAEFYTNRTVVKLMTMIMDPQPGESVYDPTCGSGGLLLNCALHLKDEGKEYRTLKLYGQEINLLTSAIARMNMFMHGIEEFSIVRGDTLANPAFLHNDELKKFNVILANPPYSIKAWDQKSFVNDPFGRNIWGVPPQGCADYAFQQHMQMSLDKDNGRSISLWPHGVLFRDSEAEMRTKMIEEDLVECVIGLGPNLFYNSPMEACLLITKTNKTEHKRNKVLIINAVKEVKQEKNIAYLDQNHIDTIFKTYKDFKDVEGLAKVVSVDEILENKGSLNIAQYVSNVDSSVVQLSVAKALSNWEEESKVLKKSMNQLFETLSI is encoded by the coding sequence ATGACCCAACAACAACTAGAAAAATTCCTTTGGGGAGCAGCCACCAAACTGCGTGGACTTATAGATGGTGGAGACTACAAGCAGTACATCTTTCCATTGCTGTTTTTTAAGAGAATATGCGATGTGTATGATGAAGAATTTGAGCAAGCACTAAAAGAAAGTGACGGCGACATGGAATATGCCGCTTTTGCCGAACACCATCATTTTATAGTGCCAAAGGGTGCCCACTGGCAAGATGTAAGAGAAACCACTACCAATGTGGGTATAGCCTTGCAAAATGCCATGAGAGCTATAGAAAAGGAAAACCCCGATACGCTGTACGGGATTTTTGGTGATGCCTCTTGGACCAACAAAGATAGATTGAGCGATGAGATATTAATCAACTTGGTAGAACATTATTCTCAGCATAAACTCAATTTGGCTACCGTACCCGATGATAAATTAGGGAACGCATACGAATACCTGATAAAAGAATTTGCAGACGATAGCGGACATACCGCAGCAGAGTTTTATACCAACCGTACGGTGGTAAAACTCATGACCATGATAATGGACCCACAACCAGGAGAAAGTGTTTACGACCCTACCTGTGGTTCTGGTGGTTTGTTGTTGAACTGTGCCTTGCATTTAAAAGACGAAGGCAAAGAATACCGTACCCTAAAATTATACGGCCAAGAGATTAACCTATTGACCTCTGCCATAGCACGTATGAACATGTTCATGCATGGGATAGAGGAATTTAGCATAGTGCGTGGTGATACGCTGGCTAACCCTGCTTTTTTACATAACGACGAACTGAAAAAGTTTAACGTAATACTGGCTAACCCGCCGTATAGCATAAAAGCGTGGGACCAAAAGAGTTTTGTAAACGATCCCTTCGGCCGAAATATTTGGGGAGTGCCACCGCAAGGTTGTGCCGATTATGCATTTCAGCAGCATATGCAAATGAGCTTGGATAAGGACAACGGACGCTCTATTTCCCTTTGGCCGCACGGTGTGCTATTTAGAGACAGCGAGGCGGAGATGCGTACCAAAATGATAGAAGAAGACTTGGTAGAATGCGTAATCGGGCTTGGGCCTAACTTATTTTACAACTCACCTATGGAAGCATGTTTATTGATTACAAAGACCAATAAAACGGAACATAAACGTAACAAAGTACTGATAATAAATGCGGTAAAGGAAGTAAAGCAAGAAAAGAATATCGCCTACTTAGACCAAAACCACATCGACACCATTTTCAAAACGTACAAAGATTTTAAAGATGTGGAAGGCTTGGCAAAAGTGGTATCTGTAGATGAAATACTTGAGAATAAAGGCAGTTTAAATATTGCTCAGTATGTTAGCAATGTAGATAGCAGCGTGGTTCAACTTTCCGTTGCTAAGGCATTGTCTAACTGGGAAGAAGAATCCAAAGTGCTTAAAAAATCTATGAATCAACTATTTGAAACTTTAAGCATATGA
- a CDS encoding type I restriction enzyme, S subunit: MSGATKNAIDLLNLDKSTWESYRFDNIAAKISETVNPSETELEIYVGLEHIDAEDIHIHRKGVPSDVSGGKLKCYPGDVIFGKRRAYQRKAAVVDFEGICSAHAFVLRANAEVIDPRLFPFFLHSDQFMHRMIDISVGGLSPTINWGDLKHQEFLLPPKDQQAKLAELLWAMEDMLEKEKEVLEKLEVNKKANLESFFKENTNEQQLKNLGQIVTGSTPSTKKSEFWDGNIQFVTPADIEDQIEIRKTERYISKEGLDVTREIPANSVMVVCIASVGKMAISTEICATNQQINTIIPHKDIGPKYLFNTLSIFKHKIISRAAKSVVPILNKGDFSLIKFPVLEKGERDSLVQVADRFDLSIQNLKIKLLSTHTLQKSLINQVF; encoded by the coding sequence ATGAGTGGAGCTACAAAAAATGCAATAGACCTATTAAATCTAGATAAGTCAACTTGGGAAAGTTATCGTTTTGATAATATAGCAGCTAAAATATCCGAAACGGTTAATCCTTCGGAAACAGAGTTAGAAATATATGTAGGCTTAGAGCACATAGATGCGGAGGATATTCATATCCATAGAAAAGGTGTGCCTAGTGATGTGAGCGGTGGAAAGTTAAAATGCTATCCAGGTGATGTAATTTTTGGGAAAAGACGTGCCTACCAGCGTAAAGCGGCGGTAGTAGATTTTGAAGGAATATGTTCGGCACACGCATTTGTTTTGAGAGCAAATGCAGAAGTAATCGACCCCAGGCTATTTCCTTTTTTTTTACACTCTGACCAGTTTATGCATCGTATGATTGACATATCCGTTGGCGGATTATCACCTACAATTAATTGGGGAGATTTAAAGCATCAAGAATTTCTCCTCCCACCAAAAGACCAACAAGCCAAACTAGCCGAGCTTTTGTGGGCGATGGAGGATATGCTTGAGAAGGAGAAGGAGGTGTTGGAGAAGTTGGAGGTTAATAAAAAAGCAAACTTAGAAAGCTTTTTTAAGGAGAACACGAATGAACAACAATTAAAAAATCTCGGACAAATTGTAACGGGTTCAACTCCATCCACTAAAAAAAGTGAATTTTGGGACGGCAATATTCAATTTGTGACACCTGCAGATATTGAAGATCAAATTGAGATCCGTAAAACAGAACGATATATATCGAAAGAAGGACTAGATGTTACAAGAGAAATACCTGCTAATTCTGTGATGGTAGTTTGCATTGCATCAGTTGGAAAGATGGCTATCTCAACGGAAATCTGTGCGACAAACCAACAAATAAATACTATAATTCCTCACAAGGATATTGGTCCTAAGTACTTGTTTAACACTTTGAGTATATTTAAACATAAAATTATTTCAAGAGCAGCAAAATCGGTTGTGCCAATTTTAAATAAGGGAGACTTTAGTTTAATTAAATTTCCTGTTTTGGAAAAAGGAGAAAGAGATAGCTTGGTTCAAGTTGCAGATAGGTTTGACTTGTCGATACAAAATTTGAAGATTAAGCTATTAAGTACTCATACCCTTCAAAAGAGTTTAATCAATCAAGTGTTTTAA